CAGCAGGCGAGACCGGCCACGTCGGCCGGCTTCCGCGCCTCCGGCAGAAGTGGACAAACCAAGAGCCCCCATGAGTTACCGGCGGCCGCGCTGGGCCCTCATAGCCAGCGGGAAACATGAGCTCAATGCCGGCCTCAGGCGATGAGAGCCCCCAGCCCGCCGAGCGTCCCGGAATCTCCCGCGCTCCATCGCAGTGTGTGGCCCCGCTGGCCGCGGGACTCCACGAAGGAGCAGACTCGGCCGTCAACACACCCCGCCGACACGCCGATAGAAGCGTTGCGAGCGCTGCGGTAATCTTCGGGGCGGCCAGCCCTCTACAATGCCGCCTCGCCGCGCTCGCCCGTTCGCACGCGCAGCGCGTCCTCGACAGGCCAGACAAACACCTTGCCGTCACCGATCTCGCCCGTTCGAGCCGACTCTTGGATGACGCTGAGCACGCGCTCCACTAGCCCGTCATGAACCACGAGCTCTAACTTCACCTTCGGGAGCAGCTCGACCGTGTAGGTCACACCCCTCCATTGCTGCGTGATGCCGCGCTGGGTACCGTGACCCTTCACCTCGGTCACCGTCAGCCCCGCGAGGCCAACCTCCTCCAGCGCCTTGCGGACGACGGACAGTTTGTCCGGCCGGATAATGGCTTCGACCTTCTTCACCTAAAGCTCCTTCTCGTCCCTTCCACGGCCGGGTCTCAGGTCGCTCCTCCCGCGGTACCGCCGGCGGGCTGCGGGCCGAGCGCGCCAGGGGTCGACGACAAGGGCGACGGTGGCCGGTAGGGCTCGGCGTCGGGCTGATAGCCGTGGGCCCCCAGCTCCGGGATGTCCAGGCCGGCGAGCTCGACTTCAGGCGACACCCGTAGGCCGAACAGGAGGTCGTAGGCCTTAAAGAACGCCCAGCCTAACCCAAAGGCCCAGACGAACGCGACGACCGCTCCGATGACCTGCGCAGCGAACTGTCCGGCGTCCCCAAACAGGAGGCCTTTCGCTGCCAGGCCGTTGTAACTCATGGTGCCGTCGGCGAAGATTCCCAGTGCGACCTGGCCCCAAGCCCCACAGACACCGTGCACGGAGATCGCGCCCACCGGGTCGTCCACGTGCAACACGCGGTCGATCACCGCCACGGACACGCAGACCAAGACGCCCGCGACGAGCCCGATGACGACGGCGCCAGCAGGGCTTACGAAGCC
This window of the Dehalococcoidia bacterium genome carries:
- a CDS encoding P-II family nitrogen regulator gives rise to the protein MKKVEAIIRPDKLSVVRKALEEVGLAGLTVTEVKGHGTQRGITQQWRGVTYTVELLPKVKLELVVHDGLVERVLSVIQESARTGEIGDGKVFVWPVEDALRVRTGERGEAAL